ATCCAGATCCTCGTGGATTTAGCTGGTGGTTTCGCCCGCCTAGCGTCCCTGTCTGGGCTCAGCCACAAGGCCCTCTCCGACTGGGCCAGGAGCATTCGAGAACCTCATCCCGCCCAAGTAGTGCGGCTGGCAGAAGGTTGTGGCGTTGACCCCACCTGGCTCAGAACAGGAGACGGGGACGCGCCGAAACGCGTTGGCCCGGTGGTCCAGGTGTCATCACCAGCAGGGCCTCCACGCGCCTCCGAATTGGCCGAAGCAATTGACCTAGCGGTAGAAGATGTCCCACCTACTGCGGTAGTTCTCACCGCCCTGGGGGCCGGCACAGTGCTCTCTGTCGACCCCGACTGGGCCAATTCGATTGGCCTCGGCGGAGGTGGAATTTCTTGGGTCTGCACCGATCGAACGGCTTCGCCAATTGTTCAAGTCGGGCAGCCCGTTCTTGCGGCGCCTGTTTACGAGCCCGAAACAGCGTTGGCATTGAATCCTGATTCAGTCTGGGTTGTGAGTAGTGCGGGCAGAATTCTCCTGCGTCGAATCCAGGCGACAGATTCAGGAGTCGTTCTCTCCACGATTGGTGCTGAACCACGCAACGAAATCACAACTCCAGATGCATTCCGTATCCTCGGGCGGGCCGAGTGGTCAGGGGTTCGTCTGTGAGTGGGTATGTAGATGGGCTAAGGCTCCACAAGAACAAAGATGGCGAGATTTGGTACTACAAGTTCGAATTCAAAAGCGAGACGTATCACGGCTCAACGAGGTGCACTTCATGGCGCGACGCGAAGGCGTTTCTTGAGGCACTGAAAACCGACCTTCGCGACAAGGCAAAACGTGGTGCACTTTCACCCCTTTCCCTACCCTCTCTCGATCAGATCCATGACGACTGGCTTGAGTCCGTAAAGCCAATCTTTTCTGAGAGACATCTAAAGAGCTTCGACTCGTGGTGGCGGCTTCACATCCAGCCCCAACTAGGAAAACTTCCTCTAAACAAACTCACCACAGATGTCGTGGAAAAAGTGAGGGCGAAATACATCACAGACGGGGGCTCGAAGGGCGGCTCCAACAGCCTGCTCAAGGTGCTCAAGACCATCGTACGCCACGCCATCAAGCGGCGAATAATCGTGGCCCTGCCCTACGAAGTCGAAGCGCTTCAGGTTCAGCGCAATCCCCGACCAGTTTTGCCCGCGGAAATCATTGGCAAATTTCTGTCCGAAATCGACCGCTCCAGGAACCCGAATGTCTGCGGAATCATTCGGCTGATGGTCGGCCTTGGCCTTCGCGAAAGCGAGGCCCTGGCGGCGCGCTGGGAGCACCTGGATTTACGCGCGCAGACCTACCGTCCAGCGAAGACCAAATCAGGCAAGTCGCCCGTGCTCCCTGTTCCCGATTGGTTGGCGGCATATTTGAAGCCACTGAAGGCCAAGAAGATCGAGGGCTGGATGTTCCCCTCGGAGGACGGAGAACCCCACAGGTTCGGCTATACGCGGAAGGCCATCGATAGAGCTGGCCGGAAGGTCGGAATCGCGGACCTGAGCCCCCATCGTTTGAGGGCTACGTTTGCGACACTTCACGTAGAAGCGGGCACCGCACTTCCCAAGGTTCAGCGAATGCTCGGCCACTCCGACATCAAAACCACCATGATCTACGTGGAAGACAGCTTGGTGGGCCTGCGCGAGGCCGCTGCCGCGGTGGCGAAAAGCATGGGCTTCGAGGTAGACTCGAAGAGCAGGGCAGTCAGGAAAGGGAAACCGAAACCTGGCAAAAGTCCTGGCAAAGACAAGAAGTGAACACCTAAGTCCAATAGTACCCGTAGCTCAGTTGGATA
This sequence is a window from Geothrix sp. PMB-07. Protein-coding genes within it:
- a CDS encoding helix-turn-helix domain-containing protein; this translates as MRTAAAREPGLPTRIQILVDLAGGFARLASLSGLSHKALSDWARSIREPHPAQVVRLAEGCGVDPTWLRTGDGDAPKRVGPVVQVSSPAGPPRASELAEAIDLAVEDVPPTAVVLTALGAGTVLSVDPDWANSIGLGGGGISWVCTDRTASPIVQVGQPVLAAPVYEPETALALNPDSVWVVSSAGRILLRRIQATDSGVVLSTIGAEPRNEITTPDAFRILGRAEWSGVRL
- a CDS encoding tyrosine-type recombinase/integrase; translated protein: MSGYVDGLRLHKNKDGEIWYYKFEFKSETYHGSTRCTSWRDAKAFLEALKTDLRDKAKRGALSPLSLPSLDQIHDDWLESVKPIFSERHLKSFDSWWRLHIQPQLGKLPLNKLTTDVVEKVRAKYITDGGSKGGSNSLLKVLKTIVRHAIKRRIIVALPYEVEALQVQRNPRPVLPAEIIGKFLSEIDRSRNPNVCGIIRLMVGLGLRESEALAARWEHLDLRAQTYRPAKTKSGKSPVLPVPDWLAAYLKPLKAKKIEGWMFPSEDGEPHRFGYTRKAIDRAGRKVGIADLSPHRLRATFATLHVEAGTALPKVQRMLGHSDIKTTMIYVEDSLVGLREAAAAVAKSMGFEVDSKSRAVRKGKPKPGKSPGKDKK